ACATCGTCACTGAACATATTGATGATCATAAATGTGATAGAAGTGTTTCAGTTGCTTCAAAGCAGAACACCAATTTGCCTTCTGATTGTAGTAGTGCAGATTGCTTTGATGATAGATCCCCACTTGTAACAAAGGGAGTTGATTCCTCATCATTCGGTGCAGGTGGCAGGGTAAATGAGTTAGCTTCAAACCTAAAACCTGATGTTCCTGTCAGCAGTATGTTGGGTATGTATATACTGAAGCATTAAGTGTAATAATTGAGCTTTTGCTTTCCTCCTTTATGCCTTCATTCACGCATCCTGTATCATATGCTAACTTAGTGTTCCTTGGTACAGTGGATTGTGTTCTTTTGCCTTCTGATAAGGGTATGCCAGCCAATACTGTTTTGGATAAGAAAGAGGTTCAGGTACCATCTTCAGAAGCAAGTTTCTCAGTCGTAAAGACTTCTGAAATGACAACCGAAAAAGGTGCTTCTTGTGAGACTGGTGAACAGTTCTCATGCAAGATAGTTGATCAGTCATTGTTAATGAAGAATACCACTACACTTGAAGGCGAAAATGGAGACCAAACACTTTGTGGAGTCACATTGGAGGTTGGAAAGGATATGCACTCATCATCTATTGTCTCTGATTCAACAGTGAGGAAGACTGATGGTGACAAAGCTCTAGTTATCTCTGAGGTTTCTACAGATTCTGCAGGTGACCTATAATTCATAGTATATCTTGGTTTACAGTTAGCTAGTTATTATCTCAACttaaatttgaatataataaaattCTTATTAGTTATTTCTTATACATCAATCCTTTAGGGTGCGTTTGGTACTTCTATTTGGTAGTCTTCCATAGCCAGTGCATTCATTTAAATGCCTGTTTCACTGTTTTCCTTATCTTGTTATTATGGCGCTGTCAGGTGATGCTTCAACTCAGCTGAACAAGACCTTGATGAATTCAGTGCCTTCAACTTCAATGGAAACCTCCCATAATACTGACCAAAATCACCATAAAGATAATAATTCCAGATTGGTTTCTGAAGAGATCAGTGGTCGTGTTGCTGTGCATCAGGTTGATGGTGAGTTTCTTTATCAGTTTTTTCTTGAAgtgattaaaatttaatattttatgccTTTCATGGTGGAACCCATCCTTTACTGTTGTCCCCAGTCATTTTCCCTTAGATTGTTCATTTTTTGTGTTGGTAAAAAGtttgttttcttctttctttgctaTCCCTCCCACCTCTCCTTTGGGCTCTCGAGATGGATCTTTCTTTGTTTTTAACTTCTTTATTTTGTCATGTTGAATGGTAACtcaaatttttattgtttttagaGATGTAAAAGTCCATGAATAAATTGCATGCTTAGCCTCTTTCATGCGACTGTTTTCATTTGAGACCATTTCATTAGTCTTTTCTGTTTTCCTCCCACAATTTTCATGTTATCATTCTCATGGGTTATTTTGATTTTGCAGTTGATCCTGCAAAGGCTACTTCCTTTGCTTCTGTGCCTTCATCTGAATCTCAAACTAAGTTTCACATGATGGAAAGTGGAAGTAGCAGTGCTGATCTTGACAATCCTTCCTGTGGCTCTCCAATTGTCATTAGAACTTCCGAGCAGTCACAAGGTAAAATTGAAAATGGTGTGAAAAGATCCAAAGATCAGAGTGCTGTAGCATCTGGTGTCACTAATGAGGAAGCGAACAAAGAGAAGTCAATTTCTCAGGATACAGAAGGAAATGATGCAACTCCAGGAGACAAAAGTTTCACCTTTGAGGTACCTCCATTTTTAGGTGTGTCTGAACAAGAATCTGGAAAGAATTGGCAACCTTTTTCGACCACGCAACACGACAAAATATCCCCGGTAAAGTTTCATTTTCCAAAGTGATGCATATGGTTTTGTTAAAAAGTCCATTTTGTGCTCTACTATTGTCCTGCTTCTTGTCTTCTAGCTGAAGAATTTTAAGAAGTATGATTCTACTTTTTGTTTTTCATTCCGGTTATGCTCTATCCCTCATGCACTTGCTCTCTCACTCTTTGTCTCATACAAGAAGGCCATGGAAGGAACTCCATCAACCTCTGGCTTAAGCAAAGCGGGGGCCAAGGCTGCTCGAGAGACAAGTTGTGCAAATCTTCAGGCACCTAAAAGGGAGGATGTGCGTGGTGGCTTCAAAGGGACTTCTGAGCGTAAAACAAGACGAACAGGTGGTAAGAGTGCAAGTAAGGAAGCTGCTAAAAAGGGAAATGCTGCAAAAGAGAGAACCCCTGCAAGGGAATCAGAAAGAAGTGATAGAACAAGTAATCTGTCACTCAGTTCTGCTGGAACTGGTCAACTTGTGCAATCCAATGAGATGCAGCACTATGGACATATAGAAGGCGGTAATATGAAACCATTTGGTGTTCTTTCTACTTCAGTATCTAGTCTGCCAGACTTGAACACATCAGCTTCTTCATCTGCAGTTTTTCAACAGCCTTTTACAGATTTGCAGCAAGTTCAGTTGCGCGCTCAGATTTTTGTATATGGAGCTTTGATGTAAGACTTGTAACTTTCATTTTGTCTTGGcatgtattaaaatttttgtGCATGTGCTTTGGTATTCTTGTCAACTCCAGTTGTTTCTGGTATTGCATTTTCATTTAGTACGTTTGATCATCTGAGCACATCTATCTAAATGTTTTGAATAATGTTGCTGCAGACAAGGAACAGTACCTGATGAGGCATATATGATATCAGCATTTGGAGGACCTGGTTAGGTTTCTTATCTCTAAATATGTTATCTTTGGGACTTTTATACAGATATGTTCACTATTTTGGGCTGTCTGCAGATGGTGGAAGAACCATTTGGGAGAATGCTTGGCGAGCAGGTACTGAGAGGGTACATGGTAAAAAATCACTTCTTGTTAGCCCTGAAACTCCGTTGCAGTCTCATATAGGTATCTTTGCTCGTCTTAAGTTGTTGAAATAGTTTCTTCTGATTCTGTTATCTATTAATTTTGTGCCTTGGTTGAGATGCTCAGGTGCTAAAACTTCTGATCAATCGATCAAACAAAATACACTTCAGAGTAAGGCTACATCCTCACCTGCTAGTCGTTCTACCAGCAAGGGTACTCCAACAACATCAATTGTAAACCCAATTATACCCCTTTCATCACCACTATGGAGTATTCGTACACCTTCTGGTGACGCCCTTCAACCTACTGGCTTTCCAAGAGGTGCAGTTATGGATTATCAGCTAGCAATTTCTCCATTACATCCTTCAGCTACAAGGAATTTAATCGGACACAATTCTTCTTGGATGTCCCAATCCCCTTTTCGTGGCCCCTGGACTCCACAGACTTCTGCATTTGATGGCAATGCTGGTTTTCCTGTGCGTCCAATCACAGAAGCAGTTAATTCAAATCCTGGAATAGCATCTGTGCCTCATTCTTCTAGCATGAAACAGGTTTCTGCAGTTCCTGTGGTCCAGAGTGGAAGTCCTGCCAATATTTTTGCAGGGACTCCACTGCTTGACACAAAAAAGGCAACATTAAAACCTGGTCACCATTCTGCTGATCCAAAGCCTAGAAAACGGAAAAAGTCTACAGTTCCTGAGGAGTCTGGGCAGAGTATACCTCATTTTCAATCAGAGTCCCCATTGGCTACTGTTGTGGTTAGTCAGACCTCTACACCTGCTGTAATTACCATTCCTGCTACCAATATATCCAAGTCCACTGATAAATTCATTACATCTGTCTCTGGTAATTATCTCAAAAAGGGTGACCAAGAATCAGATCAGAGGGCTAGTCTCTCTGAAGAAACTCTTAGTAAACACAAAAATGCTCAGAAGCATGCAGAGGATGCTGCTGCTCTTGCTGCTGCTGCTGTTAATCACAGTGAAGAAATATGGAGGCAGTTGGACAAGCACAAAAATTCAGGGTTGGCACCAGATGTTGAAACTAAATTGACTTCCGCAGCTGTTGCAATAGCAGCAGCTGCTGCTGTTGCAAAGGCTGCGGCTGCGGCTGCCAATGTTTCCTCAAATGCTGCCTTACAAGCAAAATTGATGGCTGATGAAGCATTGGTTTCAAGTGGCTACAGAAATTCCACTCCCAATAATGCAATATCTGATAGTGGGAAGAGGTTGAGCGAGGCTACTCCTGCATCCATCTTAAAGGGTGAGGATGCTGCTGCTAGTTCAAATTCTGTCATTGTTGTTGCCAGAGAAGTTGCTAGAAGGAGGGTAGAAGCAGCTTCAGCTGCCGCAAAGCAAGCTGAAAACATGGATGCCATTGTTAAAGCTGCTGAGCTGGCAGCTGAAGCTGTGTCACAGGCTGGAAAGATTGTTGCTATGAGTGAACCTTTCTCATTGGCTGAATTGGTAGAAGCAGGTCCAGAAGCATATTGGAAAGTACCCCAAGCATCCCCTGAGCCAGATGGTGCTATTAGAGAGCAGATAAACATAGGTGGTAGCATGGAAGCTCCTGGTTCATCTGTTGGGCATCTAAAAGAGGTTCCTGGGGACAAGAGGGAAAAGCAGGATAACCACAGAAAGTCACCTACTCATAGAGAGATGACCAGAGAGTCTATGGAAGATCGTTCTAGATTGACAGATGGCGGTTTGGCTCCTGTTGCAACAAGTGAAAAAGATAAAAAAGGACAAAAGAGGCGCAAAGCTTCAGATTTTGCCAAAACTAAAGGAGTTGCTTCTGAATCTGAGATTGGTTTTGAATCACCTTTGATGATCACTCAGACTGACCATGAAAAAGCAGGGGAAACttcaaaagataataatataaGGGAAGGCTCGCATGTTGAGGTCTGTGACTTTTATTGAAATATTACTTGAGATTTTGATCTTTAGTTGAAATACACTTATATTTGATGGAAATTTGACAATGTAGTACTGAGTTTGAAAAAAATTGCATTCATTTGTCCTAGTTACCAGATGGAAATGTTGAAGTTTTATATACACATATTATTGATCTTATATTATATTTGATTTGTTTACAATTTTACTATCTCATGCCCAGGTATTGAGAGATGGAGGTGGGTCAAGAGTAGCATGGTTCCTGGCAGATATACTGAACTTGAATGATGGCAAAGCTTATGTGTGTTACAATGAACTTCGACAAGAGGGTGAGCTACCACAACAACTGTAACTTATGTTTTAGCTGAATCAACTGAGTTATGTTAACTATGAAAGCAGATCTGTTAGAATTCTTGTCCTTAATTTTTATGTAATTCCTTGTTGATGTGTGTGCAATTTTACTCTCTTTGGGGATCTCTAGGCTGAATCACAAATTTGCTTGTATGAATTAAATGCACCAGAGTGAGGGTATATTTCTTATGGACTTCTCTGCATAGAAACTTTCAAGTTTCTTATGGAAAAACAGTTTAGATGTCTTGCAATATGCGCAAACATCAATAATGGTTATCTTAACAAACCTTTTTTGACTGCTTGTCTTACAGATGGTGATAGGCTAAAGGAATGGGTGGAAGTTGAAGGTGATAGGGCACCTAGGATACGCTGTGCTCGTCCTAGTACAGCTATGTCATTTGAAGGAACAAGGAAGAGACGCAGGGCAGCCATGGGGGATTATAATTGGTCTGTTGGAGATAGGGTTGATGCATGGATGCAAAATAGGTATGCATGCAATGTTTTTTATATCTTCTTTTACCTATTTCTTGCAGTCCATTGGACAGAAATGGTACTGTTGAAGATTATGGGgacattataaaatatatatgaggaAGTAGAATTTTGGATAATTTGTCTATATTTTCTAGCCAACCTTTAGGATATCCATTAATACCTTTTTGTGCAACCCTACGATTTGTCATTTTGTAATCTGACAAGATATTCACCTTTTGATGTTTAAACAAACTGATTTATGCTAGAATGCATTTTTATGCCCTGTTTTTCTGGATGGCTTTGGACTACCTTTGTGAATCAAATGCTATTTATTTCCCATCAATCATGTATTTCCTTGTGCTAGAGGGAAGGAGAGTTTCAATTCTATCAAGttgtttcaattttaattatCAAGGAATGAACTGATGTTTGAAATTATTATGTTCATTTATTTGGCTTTCAGCTGGTGGGAGGGAGTTGTCATTGAGAAGAGCAAGAAAGATGAAACTTCATTTACTGTCCATTTTCCTGGTATGCATGACCAAGTAGAACAGTTATTAACGATCTGGATTGTAATCTGCTCAGTAGAAAAGTCTATACAGCCTCTGCTCTGAGAATAgtaaaactttattttattgtttttattgcAGCTCAAGGAGAAACATCTGGTGTCAAAGCATGGCTTCTTCGTCCTTCTCTGATGTGGAAGAAAGGTAGTTGGGTTGAATGGTCCAGCTTTGTTGATAATAATGAGTCTTCCCGTGAGGTGTGATATGCTAGCTTATACTTGTGATTGATGCTTCTCTCATGATACTTTGATTGCTTCTTGGTGCTAAGTCATTGATCTATTTTTCAGGGTGATACCCCACAGGAAAAGCGACAAAGGTTAGGCAGTCCTGCGGTTGAAGCCAAAGGGAAAGATAAGTTTTCAAAAAATGTTGACATTAAGGAATCTGGGAAACCTGATGACACGAAATTGCTGGATTTATCTGCAAACAAAGaaatatttaatattggtaaaaGTACCAGAGATGAGAGTAAACCTGACTCACTGAAAATGATACGTactggtttaaagaagaaaggatcaggaGTGGTTTTTGGTGTTCCTAAGCCTGGAAAGAAGCAAAAGTTTATGGAAGTAAGTAAACATTATGTTGCAGATCAGAGTAGCAAGACTCATGAAACTAGTGATTCAGCCAAGTTTACAAAATATTTAATGCCTCAAGGATCTGAACCTCGTGGAACGAAAAATAAAATTGAACCAAAACGAATGGCTGTATCCAAGCCCAAGATTCTCAAGTCCGGAAAATTGCCTAGTGTTTCTAGTAGAAGTATTCCTCAGAAGAACTACTTATCAAACACTATGGTTTCTGAACCTGAGAGTGTTGTGGCCTCAGATGTGTCAAAATTGGAGGATTCTGTAAGCCATGCTGAGAATGTATCAGGAAAGCCAACCTTGATGGAGTTCAGATCATTTTCATCTTCTGATGGAGCAGCAGAGGGCCCGGTCTTATTTTCTTCTGTGGCTGTCTCATCAGATGCACCCCTCAAGAAAACTTCAGCTTCAAATGCTAAATCTGAAAGGATTAATAAAGGGAAATTCGCGCCATCTGGTGGGAAATTGGAAAAAATCGAGGAAAAAGTTTTCAATGATGATACAACAAAAACAAGTTCTGAAGGTGTTGAACCTCGTAGATCTAATCGCAGGATTCAGCCAACATCAAGAGTAAGTTAATAGATATGATCATTCATTTCATAAGTTTCATTATACTGCAGAATCAAAATTTCTAGATCTAAATCTATTTCATATGCTAAGTATACTGCTCTTTTCTTTTTTGGGAAaatgaattgaaatttttttttcttgtacatcatGTACCCCTGTGAGCTTTGAGTTGTGCTTTGAAAAATTCCTTGCTTGTAAACGGTTGACAATTTATGTGTAAGATTTGATTCCGGGTTTCAGACTCTTTAGGGAACAAGTTGAGAAGTAGAGGTTTGCTTGGAATATAGGAACAACATTTCCCGTAGGAAAATGAATTTGACAGTGTGTTTTGCAAATTTGTTGAATTCTTATCCTATCTACTGGTATTGGGGTGAAGAGATTTCAAGCAGCATCTTTTCCATATTTCTATTTTTCTATCATAATCTAGGAAATCAACATTGAGATATGACATTAACATATTTGGTTAGACAGATATGtgtctaaaatataaaattgttaCTGGGTATCACATAGAATGTTTTGTTGAATGAAAATGGGAATTTATAGAGTTTTACTTCTGCTGTTTTTACTTCTTTAAGAAGAATAGTTGTGCTTGGTGCCAGCTACATATTAAACTAGGATATGTTTCTTCCCTGTATGATGTCACTTAACCCTAAGAATTCTTTGCCCGTCTTCTGCTCACTTGTCTGAGTTCAGTGATGTCGATAATATATATGTTATCAGGAAGAAGGGAAATCTATTATAATCACTAACCACATTTATTTTCCTGCATTTACAATTTGTACTGATATGGTTACGGATCTTGTTTGTTGCCCACAGCTTTTGGAAGGGCTACAAAGCTCGTTGGCCATCTCAAAAATTCCTTCTGTTTCACTCGACAAAAGTCACAAAAGT
This window of the Gossypium arboreum isolate Shixiya-1 chromosome 12, ASM2569848v2, whole genome shotgun sequence genome carries:
- the LOC108479142 gene encoding uncharacterized protein LOC108479142 isoform X4, which produces MDYDDNDSQSQNLHLAGEGNNKFPPVLRSYDLPRFDFDDNLRGHLRFDSLVETEVFLGIESSEDNQWIEEFSRGSTGIAFSSSAAEPCLISRRTNVWSEAASLESVEMLLKSVGQDETTLDQTISKDSDACDELGCMIKPMDPSLKHRDSSLSKVGDDIQPALHTGEIPGKCVDNQLVEDSSQTHEGGPSVHGALEDPNSKNTDIPATERDESKDGKHFVVNENLVEASADQSLDDSVQEDKFASGSEVNTVIPSVQSTCMTSVLVDDEDSTHLKNDIIDKNVDNLERENVGLSPELHIGGKNLVDDTVACVTSHVQKHSASEMQSREEEHAAGNSTANMSEPSGRILEGNSDLHMVEECSKRAGVEILLQTSKSEDIVLSEGKLHDTLSMPIGSDITLKEHENEVSDTGTKICTSLESKVNSTMKLASDAIEKKDLLEIDYHPDKKISSSKSEKSLLLAEDGKGSKDEGEDSHDTLVAGPTKVCEKYIVTEHIDDHKCDRSVSVASKQNTNLPSDCSSADCFDDRSPLVTKGVDSSSFGAGGRVNELASNLKPDVPVSSMLVDCVLLPSDKGMPANTVLDKKEVQVPSSEASFSVVKTSEMTTEKGASCETGEQFSCKIVDQSLLMKNTTTLEGENGDQTLCGVTLEVGKDMHSSSIVSDSTVRKTDGDKALVISEVSTDSAGDASTQLNKTLMNSVPSTSMETSHNTDQNHHKDNNSRLVSEEISGRVAVHQVDVDPAKATSFASVPSSESQTKFHMMESGSSSADLDNPSCGSPIVIRTSEQSQGKIENGVKRSKDQSAVASGVTNEEANKEKSISQDTEGNDATPGDKSFTFEVPPFLGVSEQESGKNWQPFSTTQHDKISPAMEGTPSTSGLSKAGAKAARETSCANLQAPKREDVRGGFKGTSERKTRRTGGKSASKEAAKKGNAAKERTPARESERSDRTSNLSLSSAGTGQLVQSNEMQHYGHIEGVFQQPFTDLQQVQLRAQIFVYGALIQGTVPDEAYMISAFGGPDGGRTIWENAWRAGTERVHGKKSLLVSPETPLQSHIGAKTSDQSIKQNTLQSKATSSPASRSTSKGTPTTSIVNPIIPLSSPLWSIRTPSGDALQPTGFPRGAVMDYQLAISPLHPSATRNLIGHNSSWMSQSPFRGPWTPQTSAFDGNAGFPVRPITEAVNSNPGIASVPHSSSMKQVSAVPVVQSGSPANIFAGTPLLDTKKATLKPGHHSADPKPRKRKKSTVPEESGQSIPHFQSESPLATVVVSQTSTPAVITIPATNISKSTDKFITSVSGNYLKKGDQESDQRASLSEETLSKHKNAQKHAEDAAALAAAAVNHSEEIWRQLDKHKNSGLAPDVETKLTSAAVAIAAAAAVAKAAAAAANVSSNAALQAKLMADEALVSSGYRNSTPNNAISDSGKRLSEATPASILKGEDAAASSNSVIVVAREVARRRVEAASAAAKQAENMDAIVKAAELAAEAVSQAGKIVAMSEPFSLAELVEAGPEAYWKVPQASPEPDGAIREQINIGGSMEAPGSSVGHLKEVPGDKREKQDNHRKSPTHREMTRESMEDRSRLTDGGLAPVATSEKDKKGQKRRKASDFAKTKGVASESEIGFESPLMITQTDHEKAGETSKDNNIREGSHVEVLRDGGGSRVAWFLADILNLNDGKAYVCYNELRQEDGDRLKEWVEVEGDRAPRIRCARPSTAMSFEGTRKRRRAAMGDYNWSVGDRVDAWMQNSWWEGVVIEKSKKDETSFTVHFPAQGETSGVKAWLLRPSLMWKKGSWVEWSSFVDNNESSREGDTPQEKRQRLGSPAVEAKGKDKFSKNVDIKESGKPDDTKLLDLSANKEIFNIGKSTRDESKPDSLKMIRTGLKKKGSGVVFGVPKPGKKQKFMEVSKHYVADQSSKTHETSDSAKFTKYLMPQGSEPRGTKNKIEPKRMAVSKPKILKSGKLPSVSSRSIPQKNYLSNTMVSEPESVVASDVSKLEDSVSHAENVSGKPTLMEFRSFSSSDGAAEGPVLFSSVAVSSDAPLKKTSASNAKSERINKGKFAPSGGKLEKIEEKVFNDDTTKTSSEGVEPRRSNRRIQPTSRLLEGLQSSLAISKIPSVSLDKSHKSQSRSMRG
- the LOC108479142 gene encoding uncharacterized protein LOC108479142 isoform X3, yielding MDYDDNDSQSQNLHLAGEGNNKFPPVLRSYDLPRFDFDDNLRGHLRFDSLVETEVFLGIESSEDNQWIEEFSRGSTGIAFSSSAAEPCLISRRTNVWSEAASLESVEMLLKSVGQDETTLDQTISKDSDACDELGCMIKPMDPSLKHRDSSLSKVGDDIQPALHTGEIPGKCVDNQLVEDSSQTHEGGPSVHGALEDPNSKNTDIPATERDESKDGKHFVVNENLVEASADQSLDDSVQEDKFASGSEVNTVIPSVQSTCMTSVLVDDEDSTHLKNDIIDKNVDNLERENVGLSPELHIGGKNLVDDTVACVTSHVQKHSASEMQSREEEHAAGNSTANMSEPSGRILEGNSDLHMVEECSKRAGVEILLQTSKSEDIVLSEGKLHDTLSMPIGSDITLKEHENEVSDTGTKICTSLESKVNSTMKLASDAIEKKDLLEIDYHPDKKISSSKSEKSLLLAEDGKGSKDEGEDSHDTLVAGPTKVCEKYIVTEHIDDHKCDRSVSVASKQNTNLPSDCSSADCFDDRSPLVTKGVDSSSFGAGGRVNELASNLKPDVPVSSMLVDCVLLPSDKGMPANTVLDKKEVQVPSSEASFSVVKTSEMTTEKGASCETGEQFSCKIVDQSLLMKNTTTLEGENGDQTLCGVTLEVGKDMHSSSIVSDSTVRKTDGDKALVISEVSTDSAGDASTQLNKTLMNSVPSTSMETSHNTDQNHHKDNNSRLVSEEISGRVAVHQVDVDPAKATSFASVPSSESQTKFHMMESGSSSADLDNPSCGSPIVIRTSEQSQGKIENGVKRSKDQSAVASGVTNEEANKEKSISQDTEGNDATPGDKSFTFEVPPFLGVSEQESGKNWQPFSTTQHDKISPKAMEGTPSTSGLSKAGAKAARETSCANLQAPKREDVRGGFKGTSERKTRRTGGKSASKEAAKKGNAAKERTPARESERSDRTSNLSLSSAGTGQLVQSNEMQHYGHIEGVFQQPFTDLQQVQLRAQIFVYGALIQGTVPDEAYMISAFGGPDGGRTIWENAWRAGTERVHGKKSLLVSPETPLQSHIGAKTSDQSIKQNTLQSKATSSPASRSTSKGTPTTSIVNPIIPLSSPLWSIRTPSGDALQPTGFPRGAVMDYQLAISPLHPSATRNLIGHNSSWMSQSPFRGPWTPQTSAFDGNAGFPVRPITEAVNSNPGIASVPHSSSMKQVSAVPVVQSGSPANIFAGTPLLDTKKATLKPGHHSADPKPRKRKKSTVPEESGQSIPHFQSESPLATVVVSQTSTPAVITIPATNISKSTDKFITSVSGNYLKKGDQESDQRASLSEETLSKHKNAQKHAEDAAALAAAAVNHSEEIWRQLDKHKNSGLAPDVETKLTSAAVAIAAAAAVAKAAAAAANVSSNAALQAKLMADEALVSSGYRNSTPNNAISDSGKRLSEATPASILKGEDAAASSNSVIVVAREVARRRVEAASAAAKQAENMDAIVKAAELAAEAVSQAGKIVAMSEPFSLAELVEAGPEAYWKVPQASPEPDGAIREQINIGGSMEAPGSSVGHLKEVPGDKREKQDNHRKSPTHREMTRESMEDRSRLTDGGLAPVATSEKDKKGQKRRKASDFAKTKGVASESEIGFESPLMITQTDHEKAGETSKDNNIREGSHVEVLRDGGGSRVAWFLADILNLNDGKAYVCYNELRQEDGDRLKEWVEVEGDRAPRIRCARPSTAMSFEGTRKRRRAAMGDYNWSVGDRVDAWMQNSWWEGVVIEKSKKDETSFTVHFPAQGETSGVKAWLLRPSLMWKKGSWVEWSSFVDNNESSREGDTPQEKRQRLGSPAVEAKGKDKFSKNVDIKESGKPDDTKLLDLSANKEIFNIGKSTRDESKPDSLKMIRTGLKKKGSGVVFGVPKPGKKQKFMEVSKHYVADQSSKTHETSDSAKFTKYLMPQGSEPRGTKNKIEPKRMAVSKPKILKSGKLPSVSSRSIPQKNYLSNTMVSEPESVVASDVSKLEDSVSHAENVSGKPTLMEFRSFSSSDGAAEGPVLFSSVAVSSDAPLKKTSASNAKSERINKGKFAPSGGKLEKIEEKVFNDDTTKTSSEGVEPRRSNRRIQPTSRLLEGLQSSLAISKIPSVSLDKSHKSQSRSMRG
- the LOC108479142 gene encoding uncharacterized protein LOC108479142 isoform X6 translates to MDYDDNDSQSQNLHLAGEGNNKFPPVLRSYDLPRFDFDDNLRGHLRFDSLVETEVFLGIESSEDNQWIEEFSRGSTGIAFSSSAAEPCLISRRTNVWSEAASLESVEMLLKSVGQDETTLDQTISKDSDACDELGCMIKPMDPSLKHRDSSLSKVGDDIQPALHTGEIPGKCVDNQLVEDSSQTHEGGPSVHGALEDPNSKNTDIPATERDESKDGKHFVVNENLVEASADQSLDDSVQEDKFASGSEVNTVIPSVQSTCMTSVLVDDEDSTHLKNDIIDKNVDNLERENVGLSPELHIGGKNLVDDTVACVTSHVQKHSASEMQSREEEHAAGNSTANMSEPSGRILEGNSDLHMVEECSKRAGVEILLQTSKSEDIVLSEGKLHDTLSMPIGSDITLKEHENEVSDTGTKICTSLESKVNSTMKLASDAIEKKDLLEIDYHPDKKISSSKSEKSLLLAEDGKGSKDEGEDSHDTLVAGPTKVCEKYIVTEHIDDHKCDRSVSVASKQNTNLPSDCSSADCFDDRSPLVTKGVDSSSFGAGGRVNELASNLKPDVPVSSMLVDCVLLPSDKGMPANTVLDKKEVQVPSSEASFSVVKTSEMTTEKGASCETGEQFSCKIVDQSLLMKNTTTLEGENGDQTLCGVTLEVGKDMHSSSIVSDSTVRKTDGDKALVISEVSTDSAGDASTQLNKTLMNSVPSTSMETSHNTDQNHHKDNNSRLVSEEISGRVAVHQVDVDPAKATSFASVPSSESQTKFHMMESGSSSADLDNPSCGSPIVIRTSEQSQGKIENGVKRSKDQSAVASGVTNEEANKEKSISQDTEGNDATPGDKSFTFEVPPFLGVSEQESGKNWQPFSTTQHDKISPAMEGTPSTSGLSKAGAKAARETSCANLQAPKREDVRGGFKGTSERKTRRTGGKSASKEAAKKGNAAKERTPARESERSDRTSNLSLSSAGTGQLVQSNEMQHYGHIEGGNMKPFGVLSTSVSSLPDLNTSASSSAVFQQPFTDLQQVQLRAQIFVYGALIQGTVPDEAYMISAFGGPDGGRTIWENAWRAGTERVHGKKSLLVSPETPLQSHIGAKTSDQSIKQNTLQSKATSSPASRSTSKGTPTTSIVNPIIPLSSPLWSIRTPSGDALQPTGFPRGAVMDYQLAISPLHPSATRNLIGHNSSWMSQSPFRGPWTPQTSAFDGNAGFPVRPITEAVNSNPGIASVPHSSSMKQVSAVPVVQSGSPANIFAGTPLLDTKKATLKPGHHSADPKPRKRKKSTVPEESGQSIPHFQSESPLATVVGDQESDQRASLSEETLSKHKNAQKHAEDAAALAAAAVNHSEEIWRQLDKHKNSGLAPDVETKLTSAAVAIAAAAAVAKAAAAAANVSSNAALQAKLMADEALVSSGYRNSTPNNAISDSGKRLSEATPASILKGEDAAASSNSVIVVAREVARRRVEAASAAAKQAENMDAIVKAAELAAEAVSQAGKIVAMSEPFSLAELVEAGPEAYWKVPQASPEPDGAIREQINIGGSMEAPGSSVGHLKEVPGDKREKQDNHRKSPTHREMTRESMEDRSRLTDGGLAPVATSEKDKKGQKRRKASDFAKTKGVASESEIGFESPLMITQTDHEKAGETSKDNNIREGSHVEVLRDGGGSRVAWFLADILNLNDGKAYVCYNELRQEDGDRLKEWVEVEGDRAPRIRCARPSTAMSFEGTRKRRRAAMGDYNWSVGDRVDAWMQNSWWEGVVIEKSKKDETSFTVHFPAQGETSGVKAWLLRPSLMWKKGSWVEWSSFVDNNESSREGDTPQEKRQRLGSPAVEAKGKDKFSKNVDIKESGKPDDTKLLDLSANKEIFNIGKSTRDESKPDSLKMIRTGLKKKGSGVVFGVPKPGKKQKFMEVSKHYVADQSSKTHETSDSAKFTKYLMPQGSEPRGTKNKIEPKRMAVSKPKILKSGKLPSVSSRSIPQKNYLSNTMVSEPESVVASDVSKLEDSVSHAENVSGKPTLMEFRSFSSSDGAAEGPVLFSSVAVSSDAPLKKTSASNAKSERINKGKFAPSGGKLEKIEEKVFNDDTTKTSSEGVEPRRSNRRIQPTSRLLEGLQSSLAISKIPSVSLDKSHKSQSRSMRG